The DNA window CCCGATCTTCCCAGACGTCCACCGTCACGTAGAGTGAGGGATCGTCCCGATGGCGGAAGAGGCGGGTGCGGCGAAAAGCCGGGTGCTTCGCGAAGAGGGCCGCCCAGGGACCCGTGCGGCCATAAGCGTGTTCGAAGGCCCGGGCCTGCGCCGGATGAACGCGATATCGATAGAACACTTCCACCATCCTTGGCCGCCTCGCCTTCCCTTCTTCCTCACTATCTCTATCGGCCGTCCGGGGGCAAAACCGGCTTTTGCGTCAGCCGGGTGAGCGGCGGCAGCTTGGCGGAGTGCAGCAACGCGTCCACCGGCGCAACGCGAGCGCGCTCGAACTGCGCGAAAGCGGCCATCCGATCGCCGGTGAGCGCGT is part of the Candidatus Baltobacteraceae bacterium genome and encodes:
- a CDS encoding antibiotic biosynthesis monooxygenase codes for the protein MFYRYRVHPAQARAFEHAYGRTGPWAALFAKHPAFRRTRLFRHRDDPSLYVTVDVWEDRAGYDDFRVAHTLDYGRLDRQLALLKIEEHLLGFYEGTGEYREPPDNTKA